Proteins encoded within one genomic window of Leptolyngbya sp. 'hensonii':
- a CDS encoding nicotinate phosphoribosyltransferase: MEDQELTVKSEEYGLLTDLYQLTMAACYVGAGLDQRWASFELSARRLPQGFGYLIAMGLSQALDYLEKLQFTPTQIESLQATEIFAGAPAAFWDTLADCRFTGDVWAVPEGTAVFANEPLLRIEAPLWQAQLVETYLLNTINYQTLIATRAARLRDVAGPEAHLYEFGTRRAFSPQASLWAARAALAGGLDATSNVLAALKLDRQPVGTMAHALVMALAATEGSELQAFTTFHQYFPGAPLLIDTYDTIAAAKTLAEQVRSGHLQMRGVRLDSGDLLSLSQEVRSLLPEVPIFASGDLDEWKIAALRQGGACIDGYGLGTSLVTGTPVNGVYKLVDLDGIPVMKEASGKLTYPGRKQIFRRYAQGQLQGDTVGLITEVRNSQPEAGVEEKPLMQLFFKQGEPIQSIEALDQIAARTRASVTALPAATRNLEQPQPPVLELSPALQDLTQRTRRHP; this comes from the coding sequence GTGGAAGACCAGGAACTGACCGTGAAATCGGAGGAATATGGCCTCCTGACCGATTTATACCAATTGACGATGGCGGCCTGCTACGTCGGAGCCGGACTGGATCAGCGCTGGGCCAGCTTCGAACTGTCAGCCCGCCGCCTGCCCCAGGGGTTCGGCTACCTGATTGCCATGGGGCTCAGTCAGGCTCTGGACTACCTGGAAAAATTACAGTTCACCCCCACCCAAATTGAGTCCCTGCAGGCTACAGAAATTTTTGCCGGAGCCCCAGCAGCCTTCTGGGATACTCTGGCGGACTGCCGTTTTACAGGCGATGTCTGGGCCGTACCAGAGGGCACTGCGGTCTTCGCTAATGAACCCCTATTGCGGATTGAGGCCCCCCTCTGGCAAGCCCAACTGGTGGAAACTTACCTGCTGAATACAATCAACTACCAGACCCTGATTGCCACCAGAGCCGCTCGCCTGCGGGATGTGGCCGGACCAGAAGCCCATCTGTACGAATTTGGCACCCGACGAGCTTTCTCGCCCCAAGCCTCTCTTTGGGCCGCCAGAGCTGCTCTGGCCGGGGGGCTGGATGCCACATCCAATGTACTGGCGGCGCTGAAGTTAGACCGTCAGCCGGTTGGGACCATGGCCCATGCCCTGGTCATGGCTCTGGCGGCGACAGAAGGAAGTGAATTACAGGCTTTTACCACTTTTCACCAATATTTCCCCGGTGCTCCCCTGCTGATCGACACCTATGACACGATCGCCGCTGCCAAAACTCTGGCTGAGCAGGTACGATCGGGCCATCTCCAGATGCGGGGGGTACGCCTGGATTCGGGGGATCTCCTCAGCCTGTCCCAAGAGGTGCGATCGTTGTTACCAGAGGTTCCCATTTTTGCCAGTGGGGATCTGGATGAGTGGAAAATTGCGGCTCTCCGCCAGGGAGGAGCCTGCATTGATGGCTATGGTCTGGGCACCAGTCTGGTAACGGGAACGCCAGTGAATGGGGTCTACAAACTGGTGGATCTAGATGGAATTCCGGTGATGAAGGAGGCCAGTGGCAAGCTCACCTATCCAGGTCGGAAGCAGATTTTCCGGCGTTATGCCCAGGGACAACTGCAAGGGGATACGGTGGGGTTGATCACGGAGGTCAGAAACAGCCAGCCAGAAGCAGGAGTAGAGGAGAAACCCTTGATGCAACTGTTTTTCAAGCAGGGAGAGCCGATCCAGTCGATCGAAGCGTTGGATCAAATTGCTGCTCGCACCCGAGCTTCTGTCACCGCTCTCCCAGCCGCGACCCGAAATCTGGAACAGCCTCAGCCTCCCGTGCTAGAGCTGTCGCCAGCCCTGCAGGATCTGACCCAGCGCACCCGGCGTCACCCTTAA
- a CDS encoding metalloregulator ArsR/SmtB family transcription factor has product MPETRPLRADPALLAAVADYFKVLSETSRLQILTCLKSGPMNVMEIAEATGLGQANLSKHLKVLTQAGILSRQPKGTSAYYEIADPMIFEFCELACDRVSQRVQQQAESLQALRERATVF; this is encoded by the coding sequence ATGCCAGAAACCAGGCCACTTAGGGCGGACCCGGCTCTTCTCGCCGCTGTAGCGGATTACTTCAAAGTGCTTTCGGAAACCAGTCGGTTGCAGATTTTGACCTGCCTGAAATCAGGTCCCATGAACGTGATGGAAATCGCTGAGGCAACAGGGCTGGGGCAGGCAAATCTTTCCAAACACCTGAAGGTGTTAACTCAGGCAGGAATTCTCTCCCGCCAGCCCAAGGGAACCAGTGCCTACTACGAAATCGCGGACCCGATGATTTTCGAGTTCTGTGAATTGGCCTGCGATCGAGTCAGCCAGCGGGTGCAGCAACAGGCTGAAAGCTTGCAGGCGCTGCGGGAGAGAGCCACCGTTTTTTAA
- a CDS encoding AAA family ATPase, with product MVSSLSSPIEAVDAALQSHNPFAQPPFVNANNIWGPGFPDLEFLNAHASDAVFRALDEIQAGQYPRTSILITAQNGTGKSHIISRIRHRLQAQGGALFVYASKFNDLNQIKPGFQQLLADSLSNIGSQGVKQWQELATAMANDALKSHNPSANSLAPKDLVKRFEAINEVKAAGLIHKLTSEFCKFKSVKDPDIVRAIFWTLLESEAAYTSNWLGGKELAQFKANELRLPSQKQSFDAILQILDLISDYNKLVICFDELDYEKDCDDKGWNKAQIVAGLVKELFDNLNQGVILTVMMPGIWDEQVKQLPPAVFNRVTAQGKPYELNYLNSDSAVELVKFFLKNYYDLRGLIPPHPVYPFDEVQLRAIGQGKPTVREMLQWCQENCQVPDTPPLPPPDEVEIAFTNELSEDISNRLDDNYFLADALLFGFELLIGQTIEGVTLQKVTTRVKPGKKGGSKDDYLNFKVEGTEADQPVSIGVAVLQYDGGGGLGAGFKRLRDDKGEFGLTRGCLVRSKNKPINSHFRKNHLEPLIQKGGEFVDLKEEEIKPLVAILSVFDKRESDYQVSEEQIGGFIADKGEKYQLGSHNPLLKEILSTPSYQVPTDLPDEPEVDSTDISDVAADNSDADLNELTTHE from the coding sequence ATGGTCAGTTCCCTCTCCTCGCCCATTGAAGCAGTCGATGCTGCGCTGCAAAGTCATAATCCTTTCGCCCAACCTCCATTTGTCAATGCCAATAACATCTGGGGGCCGGGATTCCCTGATTTGGAATTTCTCAATGCTCATGCTTCTGATGCTGTATTTCGAGCCTTAGACGAAATTCAGGCTGGGCAATATCCAAGAACTTCCATTCTCATCACTGCCCAAAATGGAACTGGGAAAAGCCACATTATTAGCCGGATTCGTCATCGGCTGCAGGCTCAGGGAGGTGCTTTGTTTGTCTATGCCAGTAAGTTTAATGATCTCAACCAGATTAAACCGGGGTTTCAACAACTTTTGGCAGACAGTCTTTCCAATATTGGCAGCCAGGGAGTGAAGCAATGGCAGGAGTTAGCTACAGCCATGGCTAACGATGCTTTAAAGTCCCATAATCCTAGTGCTAATTCTCTGGCTCCTAAGGATTTGGTAAAAAGATTTGAAGCGATCAATGAAGTAAAGGCAGCGGGATTGATTCACAAACTCACGAGTGAGTTTTGTAAATTTAAATCGGTTAAAGATCCAGATATTGTCCGAGCTATTTTCTGGACTCTTTTAGAAAGTGAAGCGGCTTATACTTCCAACTGGTTGGGTGGAAAAGAACTAGCCCAATTTAAGGCCAATGAACTAAGACTTCCCAGTCAGAAACAGTCCTTTGATGCAATTCTACAAATTTTAGATCTTATCAGCGACTACAACAAATTGGTTATTTGTTTTGATGAGCTTGATTATGAAAAAGATTGTGATGATAAAGGGTGGAACAAAGCACAAATTGTTGCTGGTTTGGTTAAAGAGCTGTTTGATAATCTCAACCAGGGTGTCATTCTTACAGTAATGATGCCTGGAATTTGGGATGAGCAAGTCAAACAACTTCCCCCTGCTGTTTTTAATAGGGTTACAGCTCAAGGTAAACCCTACGAATTGAATTATTTGAATAGTGATTCTGCAGTAGAGCTAGTTAAGTTTTTTCTGAAAAATTACTATGACTTAAGAGGGCTTATTCCTCCTCATCCTGTTTACCCATTTGATGAAGTACAACTCAGGGCAATTGGACAGGGAAAACCAACTGTCAGAGAAATGCTTCAATGGTGCCAGGAAAATTGTCAAGTACCTGATACGCCACCACTTCCGCCCCCTGATGAAGTTGAGATTGCATTCACAAATGAACTTAGTGAGGATATTTCTAACCGATTAGATGATAACTATTTTCTGGCTGATGCCCTATTGTTTGGATTTGAGCTATTGATTGGTCAAACCATAGAAGGCGTAACCCTCCAGAAAGTTACAACGAGGGTAAAGCCAGGTAAGAAAGGTGGCAGTAAAGACGATTACCTCAATTTCAAAGTTGAGGGCACTGAAGCAGATCAACCAGTTAGTATTGGAGTTGCTGTACTTCAGTATGATGGCGGAGGTGGCTTGGGGGCCGGTTTTAAAAGACTTCGGGATGACAAGGGAGAATTTGGGCTGACTCGTGGTTGTTTAGTTCGCTCCAAAAATAAACCTATAAATTCCCATTTCAGGAAAAATCATCTTGAACCGTTAATTCAAAAAGGTGGTGAGTTTGTTGATCTGAAGGAAGAGGAAATCAAGCCTTTAGTAGCCATTCTCTCTGTGTTTGACAAGCGAGAATCAGACTATCAGGTTTCTGAAGAGCAAATTGGAGGATTTATCGCTGATAAGGGTGAGAAATATCAGTTAGGAAGTCACAACCCTTTACTAAAAGAAATTCTTAGTACTCCCTCTTATCAGGTTCCCACTGATCTGCCTGATGAACCTGAAGTTGATTCGACAGATATCTCGGATGTGGCGGCTGATAATTCTGACGCTGATCTCAATGAGTTGACGACTCATGAATGA
- a CDS encoding Uma2 family endonuclease has translation MTPATETKVWTDEEFMALPDDGGRYELVNGELVDMGNSGMEHGYIASLLNIVVGSYVRSQKLGVICDSSTAFNLKSGNKRSPDFSFIARERLQGVKRLPKGYFQGAPDLAVEVISPNNTFAEIHSKLVEYFDNGCRLAWVINPDEQSVLVYRQPQPDQLLKGTDNLTGEEIIPGFILPVADLFAELDF, from the coding sequence ATGACTCCAGCGACGGAAACCAAAGTATGGACCGATGAGGAGTTTATGGCCTTACCAGATGATGGGGGCCGCTACGAGTTGGTGAATGGGGAGTTGGTAGATATGGGCAACTCTGGAATGGAGCATGGCTACATTGCCAGCCTGCTCAATATTGTGGTGGGCAGTTATGTCAGGTCCCAAAAATTGGGAGTGATCTGCGATTCCAGCACAGCCTTCAACCTGAAGTCAGGCAATAAACGATCGCCAGATTTCTCGTTTATCGCCAGAGAAAGACTTCAGGGTGTAAAACGCCTGCCGAAGGGATACTTCCAGGGAGCCCCTGATCTGGCGGTTGAGGTCATTTCCCCCAACAATACATTTGCAGAGATTCATAGCAAATTAGTCGAATACTTTGACAATGGCTGCCGATTAGCCTGGGTCATCAATCCTGATGAGCAATCTGTTCTGGTTTATCGTCAGCCCCAACCGGATCAACTGCTGAAAGGGACAGACAATCTGACGGGTGAGGAGATCATTCCAGGGTTTATTTTGCCTGTTGCAGACTTGTTTGCAGAGTTGGACTTTTAA
- a CDS encoding choice-of-anchor L domain-containing protein yields the protein MKLLQKFTAILAVTAATFGVGSSAMAFSITQNNNSSALLNALLGNTDGLSNFSVTATGDAAAFGLFSADPFGLDNGIVLSTGKAQQVAGVNTVSNGGSDFSTDFGSSGATGDTTSLEISFDADATADKLFFQYVFGSEEFVEYGGSQYNDKFELLLNGVNLAKLSDGKDVTINNLVPNPSGPYHADYVNNPAGPSTVTKLDGYTQALTFEGLLNKNAKNTLTIKIQDVGDGIYDSAVFLKGGSLGTKQLVPEPGVVLGLMAVGGLMLQRRRLKKA from the coding sequence ATGAAACTGCTACAGAAATTCACTGCGATTTTGGCTGTGACGGCTGCTACGTTTGGTGTCGGTTCCTCTGCAATGGCATTTTCAATTACGCAAAATAACAACAGTAGTGCCCTGTTGAATGCACTATTGGGCAACACGGACGGCCTCAGCAATTTTTCTGTAACGGCAACGGGAGATGCAGCAGCGTTTGGCCTGTTCAGTGCTGATCCCTTTGGCCTGGATAATGGCATTGTGTTGAGTACAGGAAAGGCGCAGCAGGTTGCTGGTGTGAACACCGTATCCAATGGTGGGAGTGACTTCTCGACTGATTTCGGTTCTTCTGGAGCGACCGGAGATACGACCAGCCTGGAAATCAGCTTTGATGCGGATGCAACAGCAGATAAGTTGTTCTTCCAATATGTATTTGGCTCAGAAGAATTTGTGGAGTACGGCGGAAGTCAGTATAACGACAAGTTTGAGTTGCTGCTAAATGGCGTCAACCTGGCCAAGCTGAGCGATGGCAAGGATGTGACCATTAATAACCTGGTGCCCAATCCCAGCGGTCCCTACCATGCGGATTATGTCAACAACCCCGCCGGTCCTAGCACGGTGACAAAGCTGGATGGCTACACCCAGGCTCTCACATTTGAAGGACTCTTAAACAAAAATGCCAAGAATACCCTCACGATCAAAATTCAGGATGTGGGGGATGGGATTTACGACTCTGCCGTGTTCCTGAAGGGGGGCTCTCTGGGCACCAAGCAACTCGTACCAGAACCTGGCGTGGTACTGGGTCTGATGGCGGTTGGTGGCTTGATGCTGCAGCGTCGTCGGCTGAAGAAGGCATAG
- a CDS encoding DUF1802 family protein, with product MNEAIQLDRALCLPETDIEALLQGRIIAVVPNISVQKGWAFVLYPFQEKDAGLSIEQQYRPYALNLARTKAQPLAETATIKAWAKCEACKMLYAAEQIKAVSSATIWTESALIQQLEQRQSLFLIMLRVYHLPEPMQVDQNRVPLEKFGKFIGLSALSDPVPDYRLIKPLRVTQFLPVLGDAVFQKRQHHLETLRPPLHPELEDLQYTLSQFLPINPAFSELEQDIRIFLGWTDQPFQQPPDPDLDRWIKTIADVGNSSDGNTFERLVRQSLIKLGFSNSRNDPKASLDPEATGGAGGIDFYCDQPYPVVGECKATKSEKVPSKTPGQLIQLGKNHLQQDYDPCIKIIMAAGELTNDAQLTTKNNNMNVIRPETLQKLIELKAKYPGAIDLWELKNCLENSPFGKEADDKLNEHIEKIWKQLRFRSHLIEAIKQLMETEPDRRQFEVTEIRVQYNAKFSGLDNFVPDKETIHQLLIELSSPLAGYVGRVQGTGLSSDRFYFLRDLVVD from the coding sequence ATGAATGAGGCCATTCAACTAGATCGGGCTTTGTGTCTACCTGAAACTGATATTGAAGCCCTATTGCAGGGCAGAATTATTGCCGTAGTTCCTAACATTTCAGTCCAAAAAGGATGGGCTTTTGTGCTCTACCCTTTTCAGGAAAAAGATGCTGGTTTATCTATTGAACAGCAGTATCGTCCCTATGCTCTAAATTTGGCAAGGACTAAGGCTCAACCGTTAGCAGAGACAGCAACTATCAAAGCCTGGGCTAAATGTGAAGCCTGCAAAATGTTATACGCGGCAGAGCAGATTAAAGCGGTCTCTTCTGCAACAATTTGGACCGAATCAGCTCTGATTCAACAGTTAGAGCAACGACAAAGTTTATTTCTGATTATGCTGCGGGTTTATCATCTGCCAGAACCTATGCAAGTGGATCAAAATAGGGTTCCACTCGAAAAATTTGGTAAATTCATTGGCCTGTCTGCTTTAAGCGATCCTGTTCCAGACTATCGATTGATCAAGCCCCTGAGAGTGACTCAGTTTTTGCCGGTTCTCGGTGATGCAGTGTTCCAGAAACGACAGCACCATTTAGAAACATTGCGGCCACCCCTGCATCCAGAATTGGAAGATTTGCAATATACCCTGAGCCAATTCTTGCCCATAAATCCAGCGTTTAGTGAGCTGGAACAGGACATCAGAATTTTCCTCGGATGGACTGATCAACCATTTCAGCAACCACCTGATCCTGATTTAGATAGGTGGATTAAAACGATCGCTGATGTGGGCAATTCCAGCGATGGAAACACTTTTGAAAGACTGGTTCGCCAGAGTCTAATCAAGCTGGGTTTTTCCAACTCTCGCAATGATCCGAAAGCTAGCCTTGATCCAGAGGCAACTGGAGGGGCTGGAGGGATTGATTTCTACTGTGATCAACCCTATCCCGTGGTTGGTGAGTGCAAAGCGACTAAAAGCGAAAAAGTACCCAGCAAAACTCCAGGGCAACTCATACAGCTTGGGAAAAATCATCTCCAACAGGATTATGATCCTTGTATAAAAATCATTATGGCTGCTGGTGAATTAACCAATGATGCTCAATTGACAACAAAGAATAATAATATGAATGTTATTCGACCTGAAACCCTACAAAAGTTAATTGAACTCAAAGCGAAATACCCTGGTGCGATCGATTTATGGGAATTGAAAAACTGTTTAGAGAACTCTCCCTTTGGGAAAGAAGCTGATGATAAGCTCAATGAGCATATTGAAAAAATATGGAAGCAACTGCGGTTCAGATCTCATCTCATTGAAGCGATTAAACAACTCATGGAAACTGAGCCGGATAGAAGACAGTTTGAAGTTACAGAAATTCGTGTGCAATATAATGCAAAGTTCTCTGGACTGGACAACTTTGTCCCCGATAAAGAAACGATCCATCAACTGCTGATTGAATTGTCTTCCCCGTTAGCCGGTTATGTCGGGCGAGTTCAGGGAACCGGGTTGAGCAGCGATCGCTTCTACTTCCTTCGCGATCTGGTTGTTGATTAG
- a CDS encoding NAD+ synthase, whose product MKIAIAQLNPTIGDLAGNARQILDAAQKAVVQDVRLLLTPELSLCGYPPRDLLLHPGFLKTMAETLHQLAADLPPQLAVLVGAVEPNPQARDTGGKPLFNSMVLLEQGQIRQIFHKRLLPTYDVFDEDRYFEPGHQANSFTLTGRGGDGDSLKIGVTICEDLWNDEEFWGKRTYAVNPIAALAELGVDLIINLSASPYTVGKQVVREAMLRHAAIRYDCPILYVNQVGGNDDLIFDGNSVAFDRQGEPVCRACAFDVDWVLLNVDLDRRDLLPGDTHALPDCEEEEIWGALVLGVRDYVRKCGFRKVVIGLSGGIDSSLVAAIATAAIGPNNVLGVLMPSPYSSDHSVEDALKLAQNLGIQTHTLPIGDLMAGYDRALDALFVGTPSGIAEENIQSRIRGNLLMAVSNKFGHLLISTGNKSEMAVGYCTLYGDMNGGLAAIADVPKTRVYGLCRWLNQQAKSAVIPENVLVKAPSAELKPGQVDQDSLPPYEILDDILNRFIHEHQTIPQMVEAGHDPVIVERVVKLVDRAEFKRRQAPPGLKITDRAFGTGWRMPIAKRSYS is encoded by the coding sequence ATGAAGATTGCGATCGCTCAGCTCAATCCTACGATCGGTGATTTGGCTGGTAATGCCCGTCAGATTCTGGATGCAGCCCAGAAAGCTGTTGTTCAGGATGTCCGTCTGCTGCTAACCCCAGAACTGTCCCTTTGTGGCTACCCACCCCGCGATTTGCTGCTCCATCCCGGTTTTCTTAAAACCATGGCTGAGACACTCCATCAGCTTGCGGCTGACCTCCCCCCCCAACTTGCCGTGCTGGTTGGGGCGGTTGAACCCAATCCCCAGGCCAGGGACACGGGGGGCAAGCCTCTGTTCAACAGCATGGTGCTCCTGGAGCAGGGCCAGATTCGACAAATCTTTCACAAGCGCCTCCTGCCCACCTACGACGTGTTTGATGAGGATCGCTACTTTGAACCAGGCCATCAGGCCAATTCCTTTACCCTGACCGGGAGAGGAGGAGACGGAGATTCCTTAAAAATCGGCGTGACCATCTGTGAAGATCTCTGGAACGATGAGGAATTCTGGGGCAAACGCACCTATGCCGTGAATCCGATCGCCGCTCTGGCGGAACTGGGTGTGGACCTGATCATCAACCTATCCGCCTCCCCCTATACCGTTGGCAAGCAGGTGGTCCGGGAGGCCATGCTGCGCCATGCGGCCATTCGTTACGACTGTCCCATCCTTTACGTCAACCAGGTGGGAGGCAATGATGATCTGATTTTTGATGGCAACAGTGTGGCCTTCGATCGTCAGGGTGAGCCCGTTTGTCGAGCCTGTGCTTTTGATGTGGACTGGGTCTTATTGAACGTTGACCTGGATCGGCGAGATCTCCTGCCCGGTGATACCCACGCCCTGCCGGATTGTGAGGAGGAAGAAATCTGGGGAGCCCTGGTGCTGGGAGTGCGGGATTATGTGCGCAAGTGTGGCTTCCGCAAGGTAGTGATCGGCCTCAGTGGGGGGATTGACTCGTCTCTGGTGGCCGCGATCGCCACCGCTGCCATCGGTCCGAATAACGTGCTGGGGGTATTGATGCCATCCCCCTATAGTTCCGATCACTCTGTAGAGGATGCCCTGAAACTGGCTCAAAATCTGGGGATTCAAACCCACACCCTCCCGATCGGAGACTTGATGGCGGGATACGATCGGGCTCTGGATGCTCTCTTCGTCGGCACCCCCAGTGGCATTGCCGAGGAAAATATCCAGTCCCGCATTCGGGGCAATCTGCTCATGGCCGTCAGCAACAAGTTTGGCCATCTGCTGATCTCCACAGGGAACAAGTCGGAGATGGCCGTCGGTTATTGCACCCTTTACGGGGATATGAATGGCGGCTTGGCGGCGATCGCCGATGTGCCGAAAACACGAGTCTATGGCCTTTGTCGCTGGTTGAATCAACAGGCAAAATCAGCGGTGATTCCAGAAAATGTCCTGGTTAAAGCTCCCAGTGCAGAGTTAAAACCGGGGCAGGTCGATCAGGATTCCTTACCCCCCTATGAAATCCTGGATGACATTTTGAATCGGTTTATCCATGAGCATCAAACCATCCCCCAGATGGTGGAAGCTGGGCATGATCCGGTGATCGTGGAACGGGTGGTGAAACTAGTCGATCGGGCCGAATTCAAACGGCGGCAGGCCCCACCAGGACTTAAAATCACTGATCGGGCTTTTGGGACGGGTTGGCGGATGCCAATCGCAAAACGGTCATATTCATGA
- a CDS encoding nicotinate-nucleotide adenylyltransferase: MQNIALFGTSADPPTAAHQTILDWLAQHYDYVAAWASDNPFKAHQTPLEHRTAMLRLVIEALHPVRPNIDLHPELSSTKTLVTVQRAQQQWPAAAFTLVIGSDLLAQLPHWYRIKDLLQQVKVLVVPRSGYTAKLEDVQALAQLGATVTIAQMQTPAVSSTAYREEGEPDAVPPPVKAYIQRENLYDSARLGGGTGGRTSRKTDSKKTLADFKVGVDNVIFSVDTEQNRLLALLVMRHQEPYLGQWSLPGTLVRTGETLEEAAYRILAEKIRVENLYLEQLYTFGDLGRDPREAPESFGVRYLSVSYFALVRFVEAELIADGVSGIAWYPMEQVPQLAFDHNKILEYGYQRLRNKLEYSPIAFQVLPEVFTLNDLYQLYTTVLGESFSDYSNFRSRLLKLGFLRDTGVKVSRGAGRPASLYRFDAEAFAPLKDKPLVFI, from the coding sequence ATGCAGAATATCGCCCTGTTTGGTACCAGCGCTGATCCGCCTACTGCCGCCCACCAGACCATTCTGGACTGGCTGGCCCAGCATTATGACTACGTGGCAGCCTGGGCTTCTGACAATCCGTTTAAGGCCCATCAAACGCCCCTGGAACACCGGACTGCCATGCTGCGACTGGTCATCGAAGCCCTGCATCCAGTCCGGCCCAATATCGATCTGCACCCGGAACTGAGCAGCACAAAAACCCTGGTTACGGTGCAACGGGCCCAACAACAATGGCCAGCAGCAGCCTTTACCCTGGTGATTGGCTCTGACCTGCTGGCCCAACTGCCCCACTGGTACCGGATCAAAGATCTACTCCAGCAGGTGAAGGTGCTGGTGGTCCCCCGATCGGGCTACACCGCGAAACTGGAGGATGTGCAGGCTTTGGCGCAACTGGGGGCAACGGTCACGATCGCCCAAATGCAGACTCCAGCCGTATCCTCCACCGCCTATCGGGAAGAAGGAGAGCCTGATGCAGTCCCCCCTCCGGTGAAAGCCTACATTCAGCGGGAAAACCTGTACGACTCTGCCCGTCTGGGAGGGGGAACAGGGGGACGGACCTCCCGCAAAACAGATTCTAAGAAAACCCTGGCCGACTTCAAAGTTGGGGTGGATAATGTCATCTTCTCTGTGGATACGGAGCAGAACCGGCTGCTGGCCCTTCTGGTGATGCGCCACCAGGAACCCTATCTGGGGCAGTGGAGCCTGCCCGGAACCCTGGTACGAACCGGAGAAACCCTGGAGGAAGCCGCCTACCGCATCCTGGCAGAAAAGATCCGAGTGGAGAACCTGTATCTGGAGCAGCTCTATACCTTTGGTGACCTGGGACGGGATCCCAGAGAAGCCCCCGAAAGTTTTGGGGTGCGGTACCTGTCGGTGAGTTACTTTGCCCTGGTGCGGTTTGTCGAGGCCGAACTGATCGCGGATGGGGTAAGTGGCATTGCCTGGTATCCCATGGAACAGGTGCCCCAACTGGCCTTCGATCACAACAAGATTCTGGAGTATGGCTACCAGCGACTTCGGAACAAGCTGGAGTACAGCCCGATCGCCTTTCAGGTGCTCCCGGAGGTCTTTACCCTAAACGACCTCTACCAGCTTTACACCACGGTCTTGGGAGAAAGCTTTTCAGACTACTCCAACTTCCGCTCGCGCCTGTTGAAACTAGGGTTTCTCCGAGATACCGGGGTCAAGGTTTCACGAGGAGCTGGGAGACCCGCCAGCCTCTACCGCTTTGACGCCGAGGCTTTTGCCCCCCTGAAAGATAAACCCCTGGTCTTTATTTAA